The nucleotide window TATTAACGTTTTAATAAAGGGAGTCGGCTCATTGCTGCTGCTTTTTTGACAGACCCCTTCTTAACATCTGAACCTTGGTTTATACTCTCCTGGCTTATGCTGGAAATAAAGATAATAAACAAAATCCACAATTTTAACAATGCATTTAAAAGAATGGCCTACAACCACTGCAACAGACAGACCATTTATCCAAAAGGCACCGTttcattttatatgaaaattGTATCTTTAATTGGGATAATCCAACCAGTCCTACACCAACCAGGAATGTAAAACTCTGAATTCTGATGTTATTGCTCATTCTAGCATATTGAGATTGCATAGATTTGTCCTGTTACTCAGGACAGTACGTATACCAATGAAATGAGATGTTATTCAAGATGAGCTGACAACATTCAGGTTACAAAATGAATGGctttactttaaaatataataGTTCAAAAGCTATGAAGACCTCAGGCTTAAGCCTGTTTTGCCTGTGTTACTTCAAAGATGTTTCAAGAAAATCTAAGAACTATAATGCAGTTTGCAGTTTGTAGTTTTCTCtgaatcaaaacagtgtcatgtGATGAAATGcagtgcattttaacatttactttttgTCTGTACCCTGCATCCTCCGGGCTTGAACCATCTGATGTTTTCTGTTCACATCTAGGGTTGAGGACAGCTAGGGACACATCGTTATTGTTCAGCATTTTAGACAAGATCTGCATTTATCAAGAAAGTAATTAATGATGACATAAATATTGAGTTCATGTAGCCCAACTGGTAGAGCATAGTGCTAGCAATGCCACGGTCATGGGTTTCATTCCAGAGGAACACATATACTGATTAAATGTACCTTGAATGCatgcaagtcactttggataaaagtatctgccacattaatacatttatacaaaagaaaaaaaaatgtggttaaaatctATTTGGAAATGGACAAAATTTCACTGTAAATGCCTTTGTTTACCTTTGCGATCTCTGCAAGATAGGCCCGCCTCTCTACATAGACCTTTTGATAAGCCTGatgaaataaaaagcattatagaAAGACACTGATATTATTAATTTCATCTTTATTTTTCTTGTATGACCAAATAAGTATGGCATACTGAATACAATCCTCCCTTTTTTGCAATTAGGACTCCCATGTCAGCATAATCTTGAGATTAGCTCTAGGGAAATCCAGCAGCCCAAACCCAAATAATTCACTCCCCCATGTTAATGCCAATTAAGTTACATTTAATAACTAGAGATTTTGTACAACAAGGTGATATGATACCTCAGTTAATGAAGAGTTTTCTGAATACAAGGAACAAAAGGACAAAATCTGGGTTATTTGATTTAGGAGGGGGAACAGAAGATAAGGGTAAGGCCTGACCTTTCCTTCTTGCACAGTTTTCATTTGGAGGTGCAGCAGCTGAGACTGTAGGCTACTCTTCTCCATGGTCAGCAGTTTCAGCCTCTGTCTAAGTATATCCTGAATAAGAATAAATATACAACTGGACTTAAAACATGATGTAAAGAACAATTAATATAAACAATCAAATCTAATGTAATTTATGTATCAAATATAGTTTAGTTAAAGCAAAGAGATGGATTGTCAAACCATTCACAAGGGTTGTGTAAAGTGGCATTctgaattgaggtagcaaaaaaaaaaaaaaaaacaatatatatatatatatatatatatatatatatatatatatatatatatatatatatatacactatattgccaaaagtattcgctcatctgcctttagatgcatatgaatttaagtgacatcccattcttaatccatagggtttaatatgatgtcggcccaccctttgcagctataacagcttcaactcttctgggaaggctttccacaaggtttaggagtgtgtttatgggaatttttgaccattcttccagaagcgcatttgtgaggtcagacactgatgttggacgagaaggcctggctcgcagtcttcgctctaattcatcccaaaggtgctctatcgggttgaggtcaggactctgtgcaggccagtcaagttcttccacaccaaactcgctcatccttgtctttatggaccttgctttgtgcactggtgcgcagtcatgttggaacaggaaggggccatccccaaactgttcccacagagttgggagcatggaattgtccaaaatctcttggtatgctgaagcattcagagttcctttcacttgaactaagaggccaagcccagctcctgaaaaacaaccccacaccataatcccccctccaccaaacttcacagttggcacaatgcagtcagacaagtaccgttctcctggcaaccaccaaacccagacccGTCCACCAGATTGCCAgatagagaagcgtgattcatcactctagagaacacgtctccactgctctagagtccagtggcggcgtgctttacaccactgcatccgacgttttgcattgcacttggtgatgtatggcttgaaagcagctgctcggccatggaaacccattccatgaagctctctatgcactgttcttgagctaatctgaaggccacatgaactttggaggtctgtagcgattgactctgcagaaagttggcgacctctgcgcactatgcacctcagcatccgctgaccccgctctgtcattttatgtggcctaccacttcgtggctgagttgctgtcattcccaatcgcttccactttgttataataccactgagagttgactgtggaatatttagtagcgaggaaatttcacgactggacttgttgcacaggtggcatcctatcacagtaccacgctggaattcactgagctcctgagagcggcccattctttcacaaatgtttgtagaagcagtctgcatgcctaggtgcttcattttatacacctgtggccatggaagtgattggaacacctgaattcaattatttggatgggtgagcgaatacttttggcaatatagtgtatatatactgtatatatttatacactggcagccaaaagtttggaataatgtacagattttgctgtttcggaaagaaattggtacttcaattcaccaaagtggcattcaactgatcacaaaatatagtaaggacattactggtgtaaaaaactgcaccatcaatatttgtaagtcatttttgataaaatctagacaggccccatttccagcagccatcactccaacaccttatccttgagtaatcatgctaaattgctaatttggtactagaaaatcacttgccattatatcaaacacagttgaaagctatttggttcattaaatgaagcttaacattgtctttgtgtttgtttttaagtttccacagtctgcaatagactggcatgtcttaaggtatattaggtcaaaaacggcaaaaaagaaacagctttctctagaaactcgtcagtcaatcattgttttgaggaatgaaggctatacaatgcttacaaaaaaactgaagatttcatacaaaggtgtacactatagtcttcaaagacaaaggacaactggctctaacgaggacagaaagagatgtggaaggccagatgtacaaataaacaagaggataagtacatcagagtcactagtttgagaaatagacgcctcacatgtcctcagctgacagcttcattgaattctacccgctcaacaccagtttcatgtacaacagtaaagagaagactcaggggtgcaggccttatgggaagaattgcaaataaaaagccacttttgaaacagaaaaacaaaaagaaaaggttagagtgggcaaagaaacacagacattggacaacagataattggaaaagagtgttatggatcttaaccccattgagcttttgtgggatcggctagactgtaaggtgcgtgagaagagtccaacaaaacagccacatctatgacaagtactacaggaagcgtgggggtaaaatgtcacctgagtatctggacaaactgacagctagaatgccaaagatctgcaaagctgtcattgatgtacatggaggattttttgatgagaactctttgaagtagtttaagaagttctgaaaaattttttttcaaattgtaatagtaatttttcacgttactaatgtcctgattatacattgtgatcagttgaatgccactttggtgaataaaagtaccaatttctttcaaaaagaacaaaatctgtacattattccaaacttttggccaccagtgtatactgtgtatatatatatatatatatatatatatatatatatatatatatatatatatatatatatatataatacataaataaaataaaattttattttaagcaCCATGGTGAATGATCAGGGAAGTTAATTTCTAAGAATACTCTAATTGCTCAAATTTTTTATGTAactattttgtcacaacttgTGTTGGACAAATTACTTTcctctgttacacacacacacacacacacacacacacacacacacacacacacacacacacacacatatatatatatatatatatatatatatatatacaggtgcatctcaataaattagaatgtcgtggaaaagttcatttatttcagtaattcaactcaaattgtgaaactcgtgtattaaataaattcaatgcacacagactgaagtagtttaagtctttgattcttttaattgtgatgattttggctcacatttaacaaaaacccaccaattcaccatctcaacaaattagaatacatcataagaccaataaaaaaaacatttttagtgaattgttggccttctggaaagtatgttcatttactgtatatgtactcaatacttggtaggggctccttttgctttaattactgcctcagtttggcgtggcatggaggtgatcagtttgtggcactgctgaggtggtatggaagcccaggtttctttgacagtggccttcagctcatctgcattttttggtctcttgtttctcattttcctcttgacaataccccatagattctctatggggttcaggtctggtgagtttgctggccagtcaagcacaccaacaccatggtcatttaaccaacttttggtgcttttggcagtgtgggcaggtgccaaatcctgctggaaaatgaaatcagcatctttaaaaagctggtcagcagaaggaagcatgaagtgctccaaaatttcttggtaaacaggtgcagtgactttggttttcaaaaaacacaatggaccaacaccagcagatgacattgcaccccaaatcatcacagactgtggaaacttaacactggacttcaagcaacttgggctatgagcttctccacccttcctccagactctaagaccttggtttccaaatgaaatacaaaatttgctctcatctgaaaagaggactttggaccactgggcaacagtccagttcttcttctccttagcccaggtaagatgcctctgacgttgtctgtggttcaggagtggcttaacaagagaaatacgacaactgtagccaaattccttgacacgtctgcgtgtggtggctcttgatgccttgacccaagCCTCAGTCCAtcccttgtgaagttcacccaaattcttgaatcgattttgcttgacaatcctcataaggctgcggttctctcggttggttgtgcatctttttcttccacactttttccttccactcaactttctgttaacatgcttggatacagcactctgtgaacagccagcttctttggcaatgaatgtttgtgacttaccctccttgtgaagggtgtcaatgattgtcttctggacaactgtcagatcagcagtcttccccatgactgtgttgcctagtgaaccaaactgagaaaccattctgaaggctcaggaaacctttgcaggtgttttgagttgattagctgattggcatgtcaccatattctaatttgttgagatagtgaattggtgggtttttgttaaatgtgagccaaaatcatcacaattaaaagaaccaaagacttaaactacttaagtctgtgtgcactgaatttatttaatacacgagtttcacaatttgagttgaattactgaaataaatgaacttttccacaacattctaatttattgagatgcacctgtagatatatatataaaattgattatatatattatagattacattttattttatgcactATTAGAAtataatttctttgaattgcaataaTTCGACAGTATATTCATTATTCCAATTAAAATGGGTTACTGCACTAAGAATCAGAAAAACAAATTTCTGTCCAAATCTAGTATATGTTTGGCACCTGAAGAAACACAGTAAACATGATGTCACCCTTCTCGCTTATTTATAGGCACTTAACAGGGTCAGCCTATGAGCTGAATGGACAACGAAATTAAAAAGTACTGCCATCAGTAATGTGTCCTCTCTGCCATCagtaatgtgtattttttttcttgggGTCCTGAGTGACCCCCCAGACATTTCTGTTCATTAAATATTCTAATTATCCATCCATCTCTGTGGCAAGACTCACTTGGTCACTCTCTCACCTCTTCCCTCTTTCAAAGATTACTGTTtactgattaaatatttttttcaggccGTCTCAGCAGATTGATTTTAATCTCTTCTCTGGCAGAGGCCTGTATTAAGTTTTGCTGGGCTGTAATAAATTTAAAGAAACAAGTGCACTATGCAATAGCAACACGTatctgccacagtatgcaaacaTAGGGCACGAGGGTGCTAGATAGTGTATATTGGTTTGTATGTATTAGATTTGTATCAAGATTCTCAGTTTAACCTTTCATATTACATGATGATTAGACTGCTGTACGCTGTGCAAGTTTTGGACTTTGGAGAATCTATTTCTAATTTGATAGCATGCTTTATAGCTGAAATGTACTTACCACTGGCATTTCATCATATGAGCGAATGGAAGCCAATCGATCTAAAGAGTGAGATAAACATTAGATGTGCTGTAAAGTCCTTTCACTTTCAATCAGAGTAAACCCTATAGTCATCATAAGACGGGGTCTAATTTCCTAattctctcttttctctttaAACTATTCAAGATTCTTTCTGCGTTATGGAACATATCCCATTCATTAAAACAAGCTGTGTGATATAAGGcttgattatttttttctaaacttGCCATCTAAACACAGAGAATGGTAACTAGATTCATTGAGTTTTAAGTTGAGACTTCAAAGAGTAACACCGGTAGTGTTTTTGGTCAGATTTGACGGATCATTAGACATGAACGAGTGAGACTATAATACATAGAGGTAGGCTacaatacagaacacacacatacatacacatacaaagtgcTACAAGTCTGTCCCCATCTGgctccactgtaaaaaaaaaaaaaaaaaaagggtatacCCTTTCCACTATGGGAGCCACAACTTTCAAACAGAGCATTGTAGTCTTAGTTAGAACTTTATATAAGGATACCTTGTATTCCTACACAATACAACAGCATGGCTCACTGCTACTCAGACAGTTCTCACAGCTCTAAATTATAAATATGGCTTGCTTGGGCCTGCCTTGCATTTCATTCTGTATCAGCACAATGAGCAACCAGTTTACTGTTAAGGAGTCTCTTGATCATTCATTGGATTATGACTGCAGTGATGAGGAAAGAGAGCTGGCAAACAATGAGCCAGAGAAACCATGAAAGAAGTATGTGAAAGGATAACGTAGAGTATGGTCTTGATTATAATGCAAAAGGGGAAGAACCCATAGATGAAGAGTTCCCTGCTGAGGTGGAAGATACTTTTTTCTAGGGTCAAGGCAACATTGAGGCCACCTATAGCTTCAAAATGGAATTGCCGTGTACTATTTTTCCAGTAGGtacccctgtgtgtgtgtgtgtgtgtgtgtgtgtgtgtgtgtgtatctttttaagtcttctctttgtaacaccaaatgtaaatgaatgtaagCATAAATGCAAATTTGATACTTGATGGAcactattgattttttttttttttttacaatgtctaGAAGTATAACATATATTGGGAGTATATTGGTATAAAGTGAAGCAACATTAAGtatcataactgtgtaataagCAACTAGTTTATACAAGTTTATGGCACAATTGCAAAAtgtataaactttttaaaatttgttTCAAGTTACTATATACTAATATACTACTTCTATATACTACTATAACATACAGAagcataaaaaaggaaaaaaggatagAAACTGAGGCAGCATGTAAGAAACTTCACTACACatctatactgtactatactgtgCTATACggtactacactatactatacacAGAAGCATAAACAATAGGAAAGAAACTGATGGTTATTACACTGCAAATCTATactatatattatactatactatactacactatacacaTGAGCATTAAAAAAAGATGATGTAGTGTGTGAGACACTTCACTACAgatatatactatactatactatacgaTACTATACTATTATAAACTACACTAtactatcctatcctatcctatactatactatactattctatactacactatactgtactatatacaaaaaaaagaacagaaactGAGGCAGCATGTGAGActgtccagactggtttgagctgactgAAAGGCTACGGtacctcagataaccactctgtacaattgttgtgagcagaatagcatctcagaatgcacaacacatcaaaccttgaggcggatgggcaacaacagcagaagaccatgtcttaGTAAGTTTTCTTTAATGCACTTAAGCAACATTGTCAAATTTATACAAGTTTATCCTACTCAAATTCATGTGACATCCAAGAGATTATGTTAAtgactacaattttagtcatgtaatttgtaattagtaCTAGATTACAATTCTGAAGTTATCTACCCAGCACTGACTATCCTATCTTATACTCAGGTGCATAGATTACCCCCCCCAGGAAAGAAACTGATGCAGCGTGTAAGTGGTGTCTATAGAGAAGACCTGCACTGCGTTACTTTCTCTATACCTGCAGGATCACAGCGGAGGATCTCGAGTCTCTCTCGAACGACACTGATTTGTTTCTCCAGTTGCCCGTTCAGCTCCAGCTGTGTCCCAAATCTGGTCCGCCATTCGTTCTCTGAGCAACATGCAAAATTCAGAGGAAGAGATTGGTAGATACAGTGAGAAGAGAATACAAAGGCAGTATTTTCTGATGTTTTACAAATCTGTGTGATCATGTGGTGGTATGCACAAACCTTCTCCATCTACACTGTGAAGTCTTTCCACCAAATCAGCCAATGTGCTCCTCAggtcagagacagagtgctgtaACATCTCCCTTTAAAGGATTCAAATTTTAGGTGAGAACCTCAGTGAAGTTTATGGGGGTCAGTATAATGAACGAGTCTATGTCTAACGGGTACTATTCATGTACTTACTAAAGAGCTACCTTCACAGTCAGGCCCTTgacttgttttgtatttttgaaagATTATTGGACTGACTCAGTGGTGGAAATGGCCAAGATTCACTGGGGGTACTCTAGTTGTGGGTGGGTGGGACGGGGAGCTTTGTTTGccgaggatgcattaaattgattacAGAAATTACAGTAAAGGCATTTTTAATGTTACAACtgactatttcttttaaaataaatgctgttttctTGCCTCTATATAAATGCCTCTACTTGCAGCAATGCAAGTGTTGGTACATACTGTTATataaagctgctagtttaggacctgtgaggagtcttttACTCAAATTAGAGACTCCGATGTTcttcttgttgttgtgcatctgggttcTCCAATTCTCTCTCTGTCCCCGGTtagatcaagtttgttttattctttcaaaacagaagtgcatggaatagccttcatctctcaaaaTAATAGACTGATGAATGTGAGgagaaatatgtttctttttggttatttttaaaaccaaaatttgacttgttagtgtaaagttacttttaaaaaaaatgatagtGTATTCAATACCTCAGTTGGAAAAAGACACTGTTGCTatttccacacttcattaagtagcacaaGCATTTTAATCGTTCTAACAAAATGAAATGTTCCTTTAGTATCTAAgttaacacattaa belongs to Myxocyprinus asiaticus isolate MX2 ecotype Aquarium Trade chromosome 43, UBuf_Myxa_2, whole genome shotgun sequence and includes:
- the ccdc169 gene encoding coiled-coil domain containing 169 — protein: MGETDPRNYALSQLQAQLEQEREDKEMLQHSVSDLRSTLADLVERLHSVDGEENEWRTRFGTQLELNGQLEKQISVVRERLEILRCDPADRLASIRSYDEMPVDILRQRLKLLTMEKSSLQSQLLHLQMKTVQEGKAYQKVYVERRAYLAEIAKLSSTLDVNRKHQMVQARRMQGTDKK